The Ammoniphilus sp. CFH 90114 nucleotide sequence ATTTTACCTAAAATCGCCCAAAACCTAAAATAACCGGAATTTCTCCGGCTAACTCAAAAGCAAAAGAACCGGAGGCTACCCCTCCGGTTCTTCTCCTTATTCCTCTTCTTCCTCCACCTCAAACCTCTTCACATTCTCCATTAAAGCTATTACCTCGATCTCCATGGAGCGAATTTGTCCTATAAAGGCACCCATAAGCTCACTTTGACTTAGAGTCGTAGAGGCCACTTCCTCACAGCTTGCAGCTGATTGTTGAGAGATTGAGGAAATATTCTTCATGAGTGCTAGAATCGCATTTTTTTGACCTTCCATTTCCTGTGCTTCTTGGTTGAGTTGATACAATTTCTTCTGATTTTCTAGCAAACTATGCTGAATCGCTTCAAAGGCCTTTTGCGTACGATCAATCATGGTTTCTTGTTTTTCGTAAAGTCCCTGAACTTCACCCGTTTGATTCGTTACCGTTTTCATCTTATCTCTTGTTAAACCAATGATAACTCCGATTTCCTTCGATGCCGTTTGAACTTGCTCAGCTAATTTACGAATTTCAGAGGCAACGACCGCAAAACCACGGCCAGCATCGCCCGCACGAGCAGCTTCTATTGAAGCATTCAATGCTAATAGATTCGTTTGATCTGCAATATTCGTGATCAATTGAACGATTTGGGTAATCTTTTCCGATTCTTGGTCTAAGTCGGCTATATTTCGAACAACCTGGTGGAGGTAATCCGTGCTCTGCTTAGAGTTATCCGTTAGCTCCTCAACAATTTGCTGGCCTTGTTTCCCATGCTTTACAGATTCCTCCGTAGCTCCATGGGTCACCTGGACCGTATCGATCACTGTTTTAATCTTATCCGCTAAAACCGAAGCCACCTCTGCTCCACTTTGAATGTCTTGAGCTTGATGTGAAGATCCACTTGCGACTTCATTAATGGCCTTCGTAATCTCAGCGGAAGCCTCTTGAACGACGGAAGCATCATTCTTAATGGAAAGCATGGATTGCTGAAGCGTACGGCTGGACCCTTTTACCCCTTCAACAATACTTCCAATCTGATCGATCATCGTATTAAAGCTAAGGGATAGCTGACCTACTTCATCACGAGAGGTCACTTGCACACGCACATTTAAATTCCCTGTTTCCACTTGCTTCATTACGCCCATGAGTCGATGGATAGGTCTTGTAATTCCCCTTGTAATTAAGAAGGCAATCACGATAGCGACAAGGATAGAAACCAGAGTATAAATCATTGTGTTATCCTTAATAGCTTCAAGCTGATTAAGAAGCGTACTAATCGATAGATGGGTAACAAGAACCCATCCAACTTGGTTTATGGGTTGTAAAACGAGTAAGGATTCCTCACCCTGGATAGATTGTTTCACAACTTGTGGTTCTGCTTCTTCTACTTTATTTTCAAGTGCTTGAAGGGCCAACTGAGCTAGCTCCTCATCAATAGACATTTGCGAATTTAAAACGTTCTGTTTTCCTTCGTTAAGGATCATGAACTCGGTTTCAGATCCCTCTTGATCTGCACCCATTTTTTTCTTTAACCCTTTTACATTGAGATCAATCTTGATTACACCGATAGACTTAAGGGTTCCGACATCCTTTACCGCGCGAATTAAACTAACAACTTCTGTTTTTCCAAGATAATTGGTCGTATGGGCCCCTAACCATTGATCCTTTCCATCATGTTGCATTCCAAGCTTGTACCAATCCTCTTGAAGATAGGTCTGCTGATTCTTTACAGCATGGGGAACGGTTTGACTGCCAATCACTTCTCCATTAGCCCCAAAAAGAAAGATCCCCTGCATTACGGTTCTATCACTGTTTAAAGCTAAACCCATCAGATTCTTCTCCACGTCTCCCACGAGCTTCATTTTATCATAAGAGCTCATGCCAACCGTGTTAGTAGATAGGACTGATCGCACCTGATCATTCATAAATAATTGCATGGATAAGTTCTTAACCCCAAGTACAATATCATCCAAATTCGTCCCTTTGAGTTCCAACTGCTGTTGAACCATTTCTACTTTGTTGCTCTCTACTATACTAGCCGACTTTTGATAGCTTAGTAGACCGACTAGAATCAACGGTGCAGAGATCAACAGCACAAAAGACGCGACAAGCTTCGTCATAATTCGGTTCATTTCTGGTTAATCCCCCTTTCTTTTTGAATATTGGGTTTTTAATAATTTTACAACAATTAGGAAAAAATTCCTACTTTTTTTATCTTGATTAAACAAAAAAAAGATAGCAAATCTGCTATCCTTTTTCGTTCTTATACTAAAAGCTGAGCCAGCTCTTTAGGTCATGGACTGCCATCCCCCCAAAGCTAGAGCTTCCCTTGTAAGCATCCCTTACTATCCTTAATTGCTGGTCCATATGAAGCCGCCCTTCTTCATAAAAGGTAACCGAAGCTGCTTCAACTGAAGGATTCGTTTCTACGGCAATGAACACCTTTTTTCCAGCTATTCGTGCCCACTCCATTTCTTGTTTGACAATCACCTGAATCATTTCAGCAGTGTCTCGGTAGGCCATGATCGTAACTCCGTCTACCTTTCGTATAATCCATTCAGCCAAGTACCCTTGACCATCCTCGTTCTGATAGGCAATCTCATCAAACCAAAACGGAATGTCCACTTCCATCGGCAAACCCAACTGTTTGGCCTGTCTATAACTCCGCTCCAACCACTGTTGATAGCTCTTTATTATCCCGTTTCTCTCTTCCTCGTTCTCCCAGCCAGGTAAGAGGTAGGGTTCAACATCTAAGTGTATCCCTTTAAACTTTTGATTGGACTTTGAGGCCTTCTGGTACTCCATTACCCATTGGAAGAAAGCATCCGTCTCCGTCCCTGCAAGCACCCAATCTGGCCCACCGCTTAAAGCGTGAACTTCCACATTCTTGGCTGATAGCTTTTGTATGAAGGTTTGGTATGATTTTCGAGCCACTGATGGATGGATTTGCAGGTAAAGATGTGTTACTTGTTTTTGTTCTAAAAAAGTTAAGATCCGCTCCTGGTCTGATTCAATTAAATCTGTATGCCACAACCATGTCGCTAATGTCATAACTTCCTCGTTTCCTTGCTTTTTCTGTGGCTTCGTAGCCTGCACACTGGAGACAGTACTTGTAAATACGATGGAAAGGAACAGCACACCCAACAACAAATACTTTATCCATCTCATAAATCGAGCCTCCTTAAATAGAGCCAAAGGACTTCCATTAAGGAGATCCCGGCAGCATAGCAACCCTACGGCAAGAAACCACTTAGGCTCGACAAGTTTGCCTTTATCAGTTTTTGAGTTACTTATCCAATTATACCAGGGAACTCCAGTTTTATGATGTATAAAATATCACGGAAATTTGCAAACCGTTGACAAATTTTAAAAAATATTATATTTTCAACCATGTTGCATTATTTTTGGTATAGATAAAATAAAGAAAAGGGGAAAAACCATGAAAAAAGGAATGACATTCTTCCTGTCCTTGCTCCTGATGTTCTCATTGCTCACACCTGCTGGGTATGCACAGGATCAAGCGGTAGAAGCCGTTACCGGCACTGAACTCAAAGTAAGCAACCACTTAATCTCTATGACGGAAACCAGAGAGATTGAAGTCGAACTCGACTTTGGTAAGGAGATCGAGCTAAGCGAATTAAGATGGACTTTTGGAGGAAAGCCACTACAGCAATGGAAAAAGTGGGATGCCAAAGCCAATGATTACAAAGGTCATCACCTTTAGCCAAGCGCCAAAGTATGTTAATGGAACAACAAAAATTCAAGCTAAGATCAAGTTTGACTTACTTTATGGAACAACAGATCTATCTCCAAGAAGCGTCCGTGTCCTCTACCCGGCCCTACTTGGAAACTATGAATTGAAGGCTTGGAGCGGTAAAGAGACGGCTTCAACCACAATGAAACTGAACGTCTATGACAGCTATCTCACCTATGATGAATTAAAGCCTGAGATTGATAAGATTACAACGGAGGCCAAAGATGGCCGCTATATCGGTTATCAATCCATTGGAAAAAGTGTAGAAAACCGTGACGTGCATTTTGTGGTTTTAGCTAAGGATAAGGCTTCTGTTGACCAATATTTAAACGAAATAGCTCCTTTAAAGGTAGACAACCCTGCTGAGCTTCAAAAGAAATTAAAAGATGGTAGTTTAGAAGATTATAAGATTCCTGTTTGGTTTAATAATATCCACCCTGACGAAGCACAAGGTGTGGATGCTATTGTCGAGCTATTCCGCCTCTTTGCTACTGAAAATGAAGTAGCGTATAAAACAACCGATGCTAAAGGGGTAGAACAAACCATTACGATCCCTGTAGAGGAAGCACTAGACAATCTTATTTTCCTATTTAATTTCACACAGAACCCGGATGGTCGAGTACATAACCTTCGACGTAATGTTAATGACTTCGACTTAAACCGTGATAATGCTTACCAAACCCAAATCGAAACACAAATTATGGCCCAAACCATGTCAAAATGGCTGCCGATTTCTATGATTGATTTCCATGGTTATTACAAAGAGTTTGTTATTGAACCTTGTACACCGCCCCATAACCCTAACTATGAGTATGATCTTCTTATGGACGGGATGATTGAACAAGCCCATGCCATGGGTAAAGCTGGTGTTTCTAATACCAAATACGATAGCTATTTAATTCCACTTGAAGGTTGGGAAGACAAGTTTGATGATGCAACTCCTTCTTACACTTCTACCTACTCCATGTTCCTAGGGGCCCTCGGACATACGGTAGAAATTCCGGACCTAAATCAAGAATCTTACCATGCTTTAGTTTATACCGGCCTTGCTGCGGTCAAATACAACATGGATCATAAAGAAAAACTATTTAACAACCAATTAGAAATCTATAAGCGTGGTGTATCAAGTGAAGATAACACCAAGGTAGATCAATGGCTTATTAATGCGAAAAGAGAAGTAATCGGAAGAGATCGTGTTGAAGGCCAAAACTTTTTCCCTGAGTATTATGTACTTCCAGTGGATCAAAAGCTTCAAAAGAATCCACTAGAAGCACATAAAATGGTAGAATACCTTCTTCGCAACGGAGTAAAAGTAGAGCAATCTACTGAAGCCGTAACAGTTGGAAACGTAACTTATCCTGCTGGAAGCTACGTGGTTGCGATGAATCAAGCTTTGCGTGGATTTGTCAATACGGCCTTATTTAATGGAACGGATGTATCCGATTGGGCTGAAATGTATGCCGAAATCGTATTGAACTTCCACCACTTACGTGGTTTTGACCGCGCTGAAATTCGTACGGAAGGTGCTTTTGCAGGAAAAACCTCTAAGGTTGAAAAAGTAGTTTTGCCACAAACTACTGTACCTGGTCAAGCTACTTCTTATGTGATTAAGAACACCAACAACGATGCTATTAAAGCTGTAAATCAACTACTGAATGCCGCCAAGTCTGTCAGCATTACAGAAGACAATGGTACGGGATATGAATATGGAGACTTTGTCGTTTCTGCAGTAGATCTTCATGCAGTTAAGGACGCTTTCTATCTCCAGGTTGTGCCGTTCGACAACTTGGGTAAAACAAGAGAGCTAAAGCAAGTTAAAGTAGCCAATGTTGGATCTGGGCAAACGAAGTTTGTATTGGAACAATTAGGCTTCACTCTCGTCAAATCTAGCAAAGATGCCGATGTTATCGTCGATGATGCCGGGAAGGTAAAAAAGGACGATTTAGCATCTGGCAAAGCCTATATTGGTATCGGTAAGAGTGCACTAGAAAACGTGACCAAGCAAAACCTACTTCCTGGATTTAAATACTCTCAAACAGCCGGAAGTCGTGCAAATCACGAAGGATTGGTAAAAGCCAATATCATTCAAAACAGTGTCATCACTGGACCTTATAACAACAATGAACTTCTTTATGTTGCAACCGGATCTTGGATTACCCAAGTTCCAGAGGGTGCACGCGCACTAGCAAAAGTAAGTACAGATAAAGACTTCTATCTTGCAGGCTGGTGGCCTGGCAATGAAGGATTAAAAGGCCAAACACTCGCTATAACGAATGGCCAAATCACCTTGTTTGCCAATGACGTGACTCACAAAGCGCATAACCAGTTCGCATACAGAATGCTAGCGGGAGCGATATTTCAATAGGTAAAGTACTGGCTGCAAACTTGCAAATATAATCCCAAACTTGCAAATATAGGCCTGATCGACAATCGATCAGGCCTTACCCAATTTTATACAAGAACACCATCCAAGTTTGCAGTATTAACTTTCCTTCCCATGACAAAAAAAGACTTAAAACACCAAATGTCGTTCTTTACAAAGAACGACATTTCATTATACGATATGAATAATACCTAAATAATAGAAAGT carries:
- a CDS encoding methyl-accepting chemotaxis protein: MNRIMTKLVASFVLLISAPLILVGLLSYQKSASIVESNKVEMVQQQLELKGTNLDDIVLGVKNLSMQLFMNDQVRSVLSTNTVGMSSYDKMKLVGDVEKNLMGLALNSDRTVMQGIFLFGANGEVIGSQTVPHAVKNQQTYLQEDWYKLGMQHDGKDQWLGAHTTNYLGKTEVVSLIRAVKDVGTLKSIGVIKIDLNVKGLKKKMGADQEGSETEFMILNEGKQNVLNSQMSIDEELAQLALQALENKVEEAEPQVVKQSIQGEESLLVLQPINQVGWVLVTHLSISTLLNQLEAIKDNTMIYTLVSILVAIVIAFLITRGITRPIHRLMGVMKQVETGNLNVRVQVTSRDEVGQLSLSFNTMIDQIGSIVEGVKGSSRTLQQSMLSIKNDASVVQEASAEITKAINEVASGSSHQAQDIQSGAEVASVLADKIKTVIDTVQVTHGATEESVKHGKQGQQIVEELTDNSKQSTDYLHQVVRNIADLDQESEKITQIVQLITNIADQTNLLALNASIEAARAGDAGRGFAVVASEIRKLAEQVQTASKEIGVIIGLTRDKMKTVTNQTGEVQGLYEKQETMIDRTQKAFEAIQHSLLENQKKLYQLNQEAQEMEGQKNAILALMKNISSISQQSAASCEEVASTTLSQSELMGAFIGQIRSMEIEVIALMENVKRFEVEEEEE
- a CDS encoding amidase; translated protein: MRWIKYLLLGVLFLSIVFTSTVSSVQATKPQKKQGNEEVMTLATWLWHTDLIESDQERILTFLEQKQVTHLYLQIHPSVARKSYQTFIQKLSAKNVEVHALSGGPDWVLAGTETDAFFQWVMEYQKASKSNQKFKGIHLDVEPYLLPGWENEEERNGIIKSYQQWLERSYRQAKQLGLPMEVDIPFWFDEIAYQNEDGQGYLAEWIIRKVDGVTIMAYRDTAEMIQVIVKQEMEWARIAGKKVFIAVETNPSVEAASVTFYEEGRLHMDQQLRIVRDAYKGSSSFGGMAVHDLKSWLSF
- a CDS encoding M14 family metallopeptidase — translated: MITKVITFSQAPKYVNGTTKIQAKIKFDLLYGTTDLSPRSVRVLYPALLGNYELKAWSGKETASTTMKLNVYDSYLTYDELKPEIDKITTEAKDGRYIGYQSIGKSVENRDVHFVVLAKDKASVDQYLNEIAPLKVDNPAELQKKLKDGSLEDYKIPVWFNNIHPDEAQGVDAIVELFRLFATENEVAYKTTDAKGVEQTITIPVEEALDNLIFLFNFTQNPDGRVHNLRRNVNDFDLNRDNAYQTQIETQIMAQTMSKWLPISMIDFHGYYKEFVIEPCTPPHNPNYEYDLLMDGMIEQAHAMGKAGVSNTKYDSYLIPLEGWEDKFDDATPSYTSTYSMFLGALGHTVEIPDLNQESYHALVYTGLAAVKYNMDHKEKLFNNQLEIYKRGVSSEDNTKVDQWLINAKREVIGRDRVEGQNFFPEYYVLPVDQKLQKNPLEAHKMVEYLLRNGVKVEQSTEAVTVGNVTYPAGSYVVAMNQALRGFVNTALFNGTDVSDWAEMYAEIVLNFHHLRGFDRAEIRTEGAFAGKTSKVEKVVLPQTTVPGQATSYVIKNTNNDAIKAVNQLLNAAKSVSITEDNGTGYEYGDFVVSAVDLHAVKDAFYLQVVPFDNLGKTRELKQVKVANVGSGQTKFVLEQLGFTLVKSSKDADVIVDDAGKVKKDDLASGKAYIGIGKSALENVTKQNLLPGFKYSQTAGSRANHEGLVKANIIQNSVITGPYNNNELLYVATGSWITQVPEGARALAKVSTDKDFYLAGWWPGNEGLKGQTLAITNGQITLFANDVTHKAHNQFAYRMLAGAIFQ